One region of Chryseobacterium muglaense genomic DNA includes:
- a CDS encoding T9SS type B sorting domain-containing protein: MKKTLLIFLMIISQMIFAQSDCDTSISICGNSDISYTPSGHGAIAEILNQNGGCLSSNERFTVWYNFTAATSGTLAFTIVPNFQGDDYDFAVYGPTTNGCTSLQTNNVFVRPIRCNYSGTPGNTGLDLAIPLPPPGVYGNNNQWSPHLQVTAGETYYMIVTNHSFSTNGFSLTWGGTATLASPFNDPSLITNPFIAPGLPNADPTQPNEVIVCSNPATFNFGTLSNAIINGNANFTVSYYHTPNDMLTGINPITTSVAVNTTDTYYYSIGYIDPTNPTNPNNKCKQTGKFKFKDGAIVADDDTLTECNNNNSGVAVFNLTTADVTNDPTYTKKYYPSLVDLNNGTGEITNPYQYVSAVGSVFVLVTSPFGCTDIGEIKLNFFPDIIVTEATIRVCSIQTNPSTGLFNLTTAVVNGQGGMTKKYYPSVADAINQTNEILTPATHIAPTGYAYVRVSNANGCYNIAKINLIVILPVYSTVLVDKIICAEDKTTLDAGPGFNSYLWSTGATTQTISNVGTGTYWVDLKTGDCIVKQTVKVYASEIPVVSNIEISNNTITVHVIGGIPPYQYSINGNTNWQDSNVFTNISRGDHTIFVRDNYKCVPVEVNVVVPNIINVITPNGDGMNDVIDYSALSGKQNLVLSIFDRYGAKIYQADKTNGYKWDGTANAGKKAPTGNYWYSVTWNENNKQSTPIKFSGWVLLKNRE, encoded by the coding sequence TAATTTTACCGCTGCAACTTCTGGAACTTTAGCATTTACTATTGTTCCTAATTTTCAGGGTGACGATTATGATTTTGCAGTATATGGCCCTACTACCAATGGCTGTACTTCACTCCAAACTAATAATGTTTTCGTAAGACCTATCAGATGTAACTATTCGGGAACACCAGGTAACACAGGTTTGGATTTAGCCATACCATTACCTCCTCCAGGAGTATATGGAAACAATAACCAATGGAGCCCACATTTGCAGGTAACAGCAGGAGAAACATATTACATGATTGTAACAAATCACAGTTTCTCAACCAATGGATTTTCTTTAACCTGGGGAGGAACGGCAACATTAGCATCACCATTTAACGACCCATCTTTAATTACAAATCCTTTTATTGCTCCAGGTCTTCCAAATGCTGATCCTACTCAACCAAACGAAGTTATTGTATGCTCTAATCCTGCAACGTTCAATTTTGGTACATTATCAAATGCTATCATTAATGGTAATGCAAACTTTACGGTATCATATTACCATACTCCTAATGATATGTTGACAGGAATCAATCCTATTACAACTTCCGTCGCAGTAAATACAACAGATACTTACTACTACAGTATTGGCTATATTGATCCAACAAATCCAACTAACCCGAATAATAAATGTAAGCAAACGGGTAAGTTTAAATTTAAAGATGGAGCAATCGTTGCAGATGACGATACTCTTACGGAATGTAACAATAACAATAGTGGCGTAGCGGTTTTCAACCTTACAACAGCAGATGTTACCAATGATCCGACATATACAAAAAAATACTATCCATCGCTTGTTGATCTAAACAACGGCACAGGAGAAATTACCAATCCTTATCAATATGTATCTGCAGTAGGATCTGTTTTTGTTTTGGTTACTTCACCGTTTGGATGTACAGATATAGGAGAAATTAAATTAAATTTCTTCCCTGATATTATCGTAACTGAAGCTACAATAAGAGTTTGTTCTATCCAAACAAATCCATCAACAGGATTGTTTAATCTTACTACAGCAGTCGTTAACGGACAGGGAGGAATGACCAAGAAATATTATCCTTCAGTAGCTGATGCCATCAACCAAACCAACGAAATATTAACTCCAGCTACTCACATCGCTCCTACCGGATATGCATATGTGAGAGTTTCTAATGCTAATGGATGTTATAATATCGCAAAAATAAACCTAATTGTTATCTTACCTGTATATTCAACTGTTTTAGTAGATAAAATTATCTGCGCAGAAGATAAAACAACGTTAGACGCAGGCCCTGGATTTAACAGTTATCTATGGAGCACAGGGGCGACAACACAAACGATAAGCAATGTAGGAACAGGAACATATTGGGTAGATTTAAAAACCGGTGACTGTATTGTAAAGCAAACTGTAAAAGTTTACGCTTCTGAAATTCCAGTTGTTTCAAACATTGAAATTTCAAACAATACAATTACTGTACATGTAATTGGTGGTATACCTCCTTATCAATACTCAATTAATGGTAACACAAATTGGCAAGACTCTAATGTTTTCACCAATATTTCAAGAGGAGACCACACTATTTTCGTTAGAGATAACTATAAGTGCGTACCTGTTGAAGTAAATGTGGTAGTACCAAATATTATAAATGTGATTACTCCAAATGGAGATGGTATGAATGATGTAATTGACTACTCTGCACTATCTGGAAAACAAAACTTAGTTCTTAGCATTTTTGACAGATATGGAGCAAAAATCTATCAAGCTGACAAAACTAATGGATATAAGTGGGATGGTACTGCAAACGCAGGCAAAAAAGCCCCAACAGGAAATTACTGGTATTCTGTAACATGGAATGAAAACAACAAACAAAGTACTCCGATTAAATTCTCTGGATGGGTATTATTGAAAAACAGAGAATAA
- a CDS encoding T9SS type B sorting domain-containing protein yields MRKLLLFFILIISQLYYSQSDCITAIPICGNSDISYNSDTNGNVIEQTSGSCLGMENHSVWYVFTAATTGTIEFTINPDTVPGTTHYDYDFAVYGPNINCATWDFGDAIRCNYSGTSGATGLSSTQTGSQWSPALPVIAGEVYYLLIDNFIPANLLGFSLTWGGTSTLTSAFNNPALAPNPFITPGVPNATNPALPNEILKCNLPTQFDFTTLTTDILNGNPNFTVTYHNVNNDAITGANPLTTTTVDGTTLYYYRIKYIDPANPSNPANGCFQTGKFKFRQGNIVPKNATIKACNNNGAGTGTFNLNTADVFDDATAIKKYYLTLADLNAGINQITNPTAYVSAPKTIYVKVSSLEGCTAYSTITLEFFPVVVVTPASLESCFIEGAITTASFDLTQATVTAQSGNTKRFFTTMANALAGTNEIIPANNYITTSTDVYVRVTNNDGCYAITKITLKVIPPVKSTVLKDKTICFEDKTTLDAGSGFSEYEWSTGATTQVISNVGVGAYWVKLKTGKCFTLQQVHVYASQQPVIASIDITNNTITVNASGGSAPYQYSLDGSNWQDSNVFTGLPRGENKIFVKDSFDCNPIQIQVTVPNLVNAITPNGDNVNDEVDYSALAYKKNLLFVVYNRYGNKIYEADKIRNFKWNGTSGGKKIPTGTYWYTITWNENDKNSTPTKYDGWVLVKNRE; encoded by the coding sequence ATGAGAAAACTACTACTTTTTTTTATTTTAATTATTTCACAATTATATTATTCACAATCAGACTGTATTACAGCAATACCAATTTGTGGTAATTCTGATATATCTTATAATTCTGATACTAATGGCAATGTCATTGAACAAACTTCAGGAAGCTGTTTAGGCATGGAAAACCATTCTGTTTGGTATGTATTTACTGCCGCTACTACGGGAACTATTGAATTTACGATAAACCCTGATACCGTACCTGGTACCACTCACTATGATTACGACTTTGCAGTTTATGGACCAAATATAAACTGTGCAACTTGGGATTTTGGAGATGCTATTCGTTGTAATTATTCGGGAACAAGTGGTGCTACAGGATTAAGCTCTACACAAACCGGAAGCCAGTGGAGTCCAGCGCTTCCTGTAATTGCAGGAGAAGTTTATTATCTTCTTATAGACAACTTCATTCCTGCAAATCTTTTAGGGTTTTCTCTTACATGGGGCGGTACATCAACGCTAACGTCTGCTTTTAACAATCCAGCATTAGCACCTAATCCATTTATTACTCCAGGTGTACCTAATGCGACAAACCCTGCTCTTCCTAATGAAATTTTAAAGTGTAACTTACCTACACAATTTGATTTTACAACTTTAACAACTGATATATTAAATGGTAATCCTAATTTCACGGTAACTTACCACAATGTTAATAACGATGCAATTACAGGAGCTAACCCATTAACAACAACAACCGTAGATGGTACAACACTTTATTATTACAGAATAAAATATATAGACCCTGCTAACCCGAGTAACCCAGCCAACGGGTGTTTTCAAACAGGTAAATTCAAATTCAGACAAGGAAATATTGTCCCTAAGAATGCAACAATCAAAGCATGTAACAATAATGGAGCAGGAACAGGAACATTCAACCTTAATACCGCTGATGTTTTTGATGACGCTACAGCTATAAAAAAATACTATCTTACATTAGCTGACCTAAATGCAGGAATCAATCAAATTACAAATCCTACAGCATATGTATCTGCACCTAAAACAATCTATGTAAAAGTATCCTCCCTTGAAGGTTGTACAGCTTACTCTACAATTACTTTAGAGTTCTTCCCTGTAGTGGTGGTTACACCGGCATCTTTAGAGTCTTGCTTTATTGAGGGAGCTATTACCACAGCCTCTTTTGACCTTACACAAGCTACCGTAACCGCTCAGTCAGGAAATACAAAAAGGTTTTTCACAACTATGGCAAATGCTTTAGCTGGTACTAACGAAATTATTCCAGCGAATAATTACATTACAACAAGTACAGATGTATATGTGAGAGTAACTAATAATGATGGATGTTATGCGATTACAAAAATCACATTAAAAGTTATACCTCCCGTAAAATCAACGGTTCTTAAAGACAAAACAATTTGTTTCGAAGATAAAACTACGCTAGACGCAGGATCTGGATTCAGTGAATACGAATGGAGCACAGGTGCTACAACACAAGTTATTTCAAATGTTGGTGTAGGTGCTTATTGGGTGAAACTAAAAACTGGCAAATGTTTTACACTTCAGCAAGTACACGTTTATGCTTCACAACAACCTGTTATTGCAAGTATTGATATTACGAATAATACAATTACAGTCAATGCTTCAGGAGGATCTGCACCATACCAATATTCATTAGATGGAAGCAATTGGCAGGATTCTAATGTATTTACAGGCTTGCCAAGAGGTGAGAATAAAATTTTTGTAAAAGATTCATTTGATTGTAACCCTATCCAGATACAAGTTACTGTACCTAACCTTGTTAATGCAATTACTCCAAATGGAGATAATGTTAACGACGAAGTAGACTACTCTGCATTAGCATACAAAAAGAATTTATTATTCGTTGTTTACAACAGATACGGTAATAAAATCTATGAAGCTGATAAAATAAGAAACTTCAAATGGAACGGTACTTCAGGAGGTAAAAAAATCCCTACAGGAACCTACTGGTATACGATTACATGGAACGAAAATGATAAAAACAGTACACCAACCAAATACGACGGATGGGTACTGGTAAAAAACAGAGAATAA